A single region of the Sorghum bicolor cultivar BTx623 chromosome 7, Sorghum_bicolor_NCBIv3, whole genome shotgun sequence genome encodes:
- the LOC8075407 gene encoding NAC domain-containing protein 83: MMRGVEQQQRIEELALPPGFRFFPTDEELITCYLARKAMDASFTTAAIRDVDLYKTEPWDLPCEQQAAAGGDLQEGYFFCMRGSKSPSGVRARRATQLGYWKSTGKDKAVHSRSGRLVVGTRKTLVFYRGRAPRGEKTDWVMHEYAMGERRSSALLRGAQSEWVICRVFTRKHHPMTSDDRKLETEELAVVQGHHSPGHHHPLAAMEGDDGFDSEQEAAAPPAVAETQHTAAGSHLGSTQSMEGDHQQQHRQMAHDELLTTTMHHHGSSSCVVSPCSCWLNQHDDHHQLVGLGGAHSALLPIMQMQSVVDDADYYLPELLEYGGPLDTGGGEEDRRRRAETNFTSVIGSSDDLDGLYWYWDSGF; the protein is encoded by the exons ATGATGCGAGgggtggagcagcagcagcggatTGAGGAGCTCGCCCTGCCGCCGGGCTTCCGCTTCTTCCCGACGGACGAGGAGCTCATCACCTGCTACCTCGCCAGGAAGGCCATGGACGCCAGCTTCACCACGGCAGCCATCCGCGACGTGGACCTCTACAAGACAGAGCCATGGGACCTTCCAT gcgaGCAGCAGGCGGCGGCCGGAGGAGACCTGCAGGAGGGCTACTTCTTCTGCATGAGGGGCAGCAAGTCCCCGTCCGGCGTTCGCGCCCGCCGCGCAACGCAGCTGGGCTACTGGAAGTCCACGGGCAAGGACAAGGCCGTGCACAGCAGGTCCGGCCGCCTCGTCGTCGGGACGAGGAAGACGCTCGTGTTCTACCGCGGCAGGGCTCCGAGAGGCGAGAAGACCGACTGGGTCATGCACGAGTACGCCATGGGCGAAAGGAGGAGCAGCGCCCTCCTCAGGGGAGCACAG AGTGAGTGGGTCATTTGCAGGGTGTTCACGAGGAAGCATCATCCGATGACCAGCGACGACAGGAAGCTGGAAACGGAGGAGCTAGCTGTCGTGCAAGGCCACCACTCTCCTGGCCATCATCATCCCCTTGCCGCCATGGAGGGAGACGACGGTTTTGACAGCGagcaggaggcggcggcgccaccggcCGTCGCCGAAACCCAGCATACAGCAGCTGGAAGCCACCTCGGTAGTACCCAATCCATGGAGGGCGATCATCAGCAGCAGCACCGTCAAATGGCACATGATGAGCTACTGACGACGACGATGCACCACCATGGTTCCAGTAGTTGCGTCGTCTCGCCGTGTTCATGTTGGCTCAACCAGCATGATGATCACCACCAGCTGGTGGGACTGGGAGGAGCGCACTCCGCGTTGCTGCCAATCATGCAGATGCAGTCTGTCGTCGACGATGCAGATTACTATCTACCGGAGTTGCTGGAGTACGGCGGGCCGCTGGACACCGGCGGTGGTGAGGAGGACCGCCGTCGCCGTGCCGAGACTAATTTCACCTCCGTTATTGGCTCCTCTGACGACCTCGACGGGCTCTACTGGTACTGGGACAGTGGCTTCTGA